CCTTTCGCCGCTGCCCCTATGCCATGCGCGCGCGTATTGGACTGCATTTAAGCCAACTTAATCCGCTAGTACGTGAAATAGAACTTAAGCATAAACCGACAGAGATGTTAGCCATTTCAGCAAAAGGTACAGTGCCTGTATTCGTGACCGCAGACAACCAAGTGATCAGTGAAAGCATTGATATTATGCGCTATGCATTAACTCAACATCCTGTCCTTGAAACCGATTATTTAACTGCTGACGAATATCGATTATTACTGTATTGGCTAGATAAGCCCGCGACTATATCGCTCATTCATGCTAACGATGATGACTTTAAACCTTGGTTAGATAAATATAAATATGCCGATAGATACCCACAACACAATCAATTATGGTACCGGCAACACGCTGAGCAATTTATTCAGTTATTGGAAAATACGTTACAGCAACACAAATATTTGTGTACAGATAGCCCAACATTAGCTGATTTTGCTATTTTTCCATTTATTCGGCAATTTGCGAATGTTGAACCAATATGGTTTAACAGCACACCCTATCCTAAAGTGAACGTTTGGTTAACCACGTTAATAAACAGCCCGTTATTTAACCAAACCATGTACAAATATCCGCTGTGGTTACCACAAAAAAATAGGATCTCGCTCAAACATTCAACAAATGATGCAGGGCAAGTAATACCTTTGTGCAAAAATTAAAATATTATGAATATTTAATGGTTTACGGACTATTAATTGGTTTATTTTTAACGTAAATTAAAGATGTTAGCAGTGAATAGCCGTTTGATAATATGGATTTATATTATTTTTACTGCAGAATTTAATTTTAAGTTTACACTTAACGAAGTCA
This region of Shewanella livingstonensis genomic DNA includes:
- a CDS encoding glutathione S-transferase, with protein sequence MNSAILYTFRRCPYAMRARIGLHLSQLNPLVREIELKHKPTEMLAISAKGTVPVFVTADNQVISESIDIMRYALTQHPVLETDYLTADEYRLLLYWLDKPATISLIHANDDDFKPWLDKYKYADRYPQHNQLWYRQHAEQFIQLLENTLQQHKYLCTDSPTLADFAIFPFIRQFANVEPIWFNSTPYPKVNVWLTTLINSPLFNQTMYKYPLWLPQKNRISLKHSTNDAGQVIPLCKN